A region of Diospyros lotus cultivar Yz01 chromosome 3, ASM1463336v1, whole genome shotgun sequence DNA encodes the following proteins:
- the LOC127798494 gene encoding uncharacterized protein At4g29660, with protein sequence MASYLWRKYADYVYSKWEKTILWDMVEPYRRPKSFTPLVTIYIVAFYTGVIGAAVTEQLYKEKYWEEHPGQAVPLMKPKFYSGPWKVMRGDTLPPTQ encoded by the exons ATGGCAAGTTATTTGTGGCGGAAATATGCAGATTATGTGTACTCGAAGTGGGAGAAGACAATTCTCTGGGACATGGTTGAGCCATACAGGCGGCCCAAATCTTTCACCCCTCTCGTGACAATCTATATTGTTGCTTTTTATACCGGGGTAATTGGAGCTGCCGTCACAGAGCAACTTTATAAG GAGAAATACTGGGAAGAACACCCTGGCCAAGCAGTCCCTCTAATGAAGCCAAAGTTCTATTCTGGTCCTTGGAAGGTAATGAGAGGGGATACTCTTCCTCCCACACAGTGA
- the LOC127798166 gene encoding ribosome biogenesis regulatory protein homolog translates to MGEQQYLIDLGNLMAFDPSHHFPSPPSSREELVTECLQKGAKLVQALADALFNLPSTEDPDGPTVTLPPPTTKLPRAKPLPKKKPPTRWEVFAQRKGIVKHKKDKVVYDEQTGTWKRRHGYDRVNDERDVAIIEAKETDELGQDPFAKRRTDKKQQIAKQEKNRLKNLKEAAKVGALPSHIQLAATSLPITGTQAAPKKATKQELENVAGMAGTSTASGGKFDKKLPGEKPPKHEGKYRKYLPVVEGSGMGSLEKQQTEKVLNKLISKNSHDILNVEKAVNMYNVKKERRQRNKQGTSSSSTSGKLKAKKKPLKKTSKKGSYSNKGKSK, encoded by the exons ATGGGAGAACAACAGTATTTGATAGACCTTGGAAATCTGATGGCCTTCGATCCTAGCCACCATTTTCCGTCTCCTCCGTCTTCCAG GGAGGAGCTTGTAACGGAATGCCTGCAAAAGGGCGCGAAATTGGTTCAAGCACTTGCAGATGCTCTTTTCAACTTACCTTCCACTGAAGACCCTGATGGGCCGACTGTCACGTTGCCGCCACCAACGACTAAATTGCCAAGGGCGAAGCCT CTGCCAAAGAAAAAACCTCCTACGAGATGGGAAGTGTTTGCTCAAAGGAAAG GTATAGTAAAGCACAAAAAAGACAAGGTTGTATATGATGAACAGACTGGTACTTGGAAGCGCCGCCATGGTTATGATCGTGTTAATGATGAAAGAGATGTTGCCATCATTGAGGCAAAGGAAACTGATG AGCTAGGACAAGATCCTTTTGCTAAGAGACGAACAGATAAGAAGCAGCAAATTGCAAAGCAAGAGAAGAATCGATTGAAGAATTTGAAAGAAGCTGCAAAAGTTGGCGCCCTTCCAAG CCATATTCAATTGGCTGCTACATCTCTGCCCATAACAGGAACTCAAGCTGCACCAAAGAAAGCTACCAAACAAGAACTTGAAAATGTTGCTGGCATGGCTGGAACCTCAACTGCCAGTGGCGGAAAATTTGACAAGAAGCTTCCAGGAGAAAAGCCCCCAAAGCATGAAGGGAAATATCGCAAG TACTTGCCCGTTGTTGAAGGCTCAGGAATGGGCTCGTTAGAGAAGCAGCAAACTGAAAAGGTCCTGAACAAGTTAATATCAAAAAATTCCCATGATATTCTGAACGTTGAGAAG GCCGTGAATATGTATAatgtgaagaaagaaaggaggcaAAGGAACAAACAAGGGACGTCTTCTTCATCAACCTCGGGCAAGttgaaagcaaagaagaaaccTCTCAAGAAAACGTCCAAAAAGGGATCATATTCGAACAAAGGAAAATCGAAATAA
- the LOC127797213 gene encoding protein HEAT STRESS TOLERANT DWD 1-like, which yields MVRSIKNPKKAKRKNKGSKKEEGSSSSSSIPSLPAKVWQPGVDNIEEGEELQCDPSAYNSLHAFHIGWPCLSFDVLRDSLGLVRTEFPHTVYCVAGTQAEKASWNSVEIFKIFNISGKRRELVPLKSNVDGSDMDSDSSDSDGDEVQDGGSSIPVLQLRKVAHEGSVNRIRAMSQNPHICASWADTGHVQVWDFSSHLNALAESETEASRGSSTVFNQAPLVKFGGHKDEGYAIDWSPLVPGRLVSGDCKNCIHLWEPTSDTTWNVDANPFVGHTASVEDLQWSPTEPYIFASCSVDGNIAIWDIRSGKSPAASIKAHNADVNVISWNRLASCMLASGCDDGTFSIRDLRLLKEGDSVVAHFEYHKHPITSIEWSPHEASTLAVSSSDNQLTIWDLSLERDEEEEAEFKAQTREQVNAPADLPPQLLFVHQGQKDLKELHWHSQIPGMLISTAADGFNILMPSNLESALPATNTA from the exons ATGGTTCGAAGCATCAAAAACCCTAAGAAAGCCAAACGGAAAAACAAG ggttCGAAGAAAGAGGAGGGGTCTTCGTCTTCGAGTTCGATACCATCGTTGCCGGCGAAGGTATGGCAACCAGGCGTCGATAATATTGAGGAAGGAGAGGAGCTCCAGTGTGACCCCTCTGCGTACAATTCACTCCACGCGTTTCACATCGGCTGGCCCTGTTTAAG CTTTGATGTGCTTCGTGATTCTCTGGGGTTGGTTCGGACCGAGTTCCCCCACACCGTGTATTGTGTTGCTGGCACTCAG gcAGAAAAAGCTTCTTGGAATTCtgttgaaatatttaaaattttcaacatttcGGGGAAAAGACGAGAATTAGTCCCTTTGAAATCTAATGTCGATGGCTCTGATATGGATAGTGATAGCAGCGATAGTGATGGAGATGAAGTTCAGGATGGTGGATCCTCAATACCAGTTTTGCAG CTGCGGAAGGTAGCTCATGAAGGATCTGTTAATCGGATACGAGCCATGTCCCAAAACCCCCATATATGTGCATCCTGGGCAGATACGGGCCATGTGCAG GTATGGGACTTTAGCTCTCATTTAAATGCTTTGGCAGAATCAGAAACTGAGGCTAGCAGGGGATCTTCCACAGTTTTCAATCAGGCTCCATTAGTTAAGTTTGGTGGGCACAAAGATGAAGGCTATGCCATAGACTGGAGCCCTCTTGTCCCTGGGAGGCTTGTTTCTG GGGACTGCAAAAATTGTATTCATTTGTGGGAACCGACATCTGATACAACATGGAATGTTGATGCTAATCCCTTTGTTGGACACACTGCAAGTGTTGAAGATCTACAA TGGAGCCCTACAGAACCTTATATCTTTGCCTCTTGCTCTGTGGATGGGAACATTGCAATATGGGATATTCGATCAGGGAAATCACCAGCAGCTTCTATAAAGGCGCATAATGCAGATGTGAATGTTATATCATGGAATAG GCTTGCTAGCTGTATGCTGGCATCTGGATGTGATGATGGCACATTCTCCATTCGTGATCTGAGATTACTGAAG GAGGGAGATTCTGTTGTAGCTCATTTTGAATATCATAAACATCCCATTACATCAATCGAATGGAGTCCGCATGAAGCCTCCACTTTAGCAGTTTCTTCATCCGACAATCAACTAAC GATATGGGACCTTTCTCTAGAAAGAGACGAGGAAGAGGAGGCTGAGTTCAAAGCTCAAACAAGAGAACAAGTAAATGCCCCTGCAGATTTGCCACCACAACTGCTCTTTGTTCATCAG GGCCAGAAAGATCTGAAAGAACTGCACTGGCATTCACAAATCCCTGGAATGCTCATATCAACAGCTGCAGATGGTTTTAACATTCTGATGCCTTCAAATCTTGAAAGTGCTCTTCCAGCAACAAATACTGCctaa